One Anaerobacillus alkaliphilus DNA window includes the following coding sequences:
- a CDS encoding 2-isopropylmalate synthase encodes MRKINVFDTTLRDGEQSAGVNLNFEEKLEIARQLERLNVDIIEAGFPASSPGDFRSVKAIADTVRGCSVTGLSRSIQKDIDTSWEALRGGIEPRLHIFIATSPIHMVHKLKKSPEQVIETAVETVKYAAKFFPTIQWSAEDACRSDLNFLVRIIEQVIDAGASVINIPDTVGYITPHEIGHIFKYLKENVRNIDRAILSTHCHDDLGMAVANSLSAIEHGAGQVECTINGIGERAGNAALEEIAVALKIRSDYYHAQTRLKLHEIKRTSTLVSKLTGMVVPNNKAIIGANAFAHESGIHQDGVLKEKTTYEIITPELVGVSSNRMVLGKHSGRHAFKEKIKELGYSVNDEELNRLFIAFKDLADKKKEVTEEDIFAILTEERVAAAIAYYKVQQLQVNYGTNNIPTATITMTTPEGLELQEAATGSGSVEAIYNTLERMITSPIKLLDYRIQSVSGGRDALAEVYVKINYQETETSGRGTAHDVLEASAKAYINAVNRILNRKLKEDLSIKVHS; translated from the coding sequence GTGCGAAAAATTAATGTCTTCGACACGACATTAAGAGACGGAGAACAATCTGCAGGGGTTAACTTAAACTTTGAGGAAAAATTAGAAATTGCCAGACAATTAGAGCGGTTAAACGTAGATATTATTGAAGCGGGATTTCCCGCTTCATCACCTGGTGACTTTCGTTCAGTGAAAGCTATTGCTGATACAGTACGAGGTTGCTCTGTAACTGGTTTGTCACGTTCTATTCAAAAAGATATTGATACATCTTGGGAGGCGTTAAGAGGCGGTATTGAACCAAGGTTGCATATCTTTATTGCAACTTCTCCTATTCATATGGTCCATAAATTAAAGAAGTCTCCTGAACAAGTAATTGAAACAGCTGTGGAAACTGTCAAATATGCGGCTAAGTTTTTCCCTACTATTCAGTGGTCAGCAGAAGATGCCTGTAGGTCTGATCTAAACTTCTTGGTGAGGATTATTGAACAAGTGATTGATGCAGGAGCATCGGTCATTAATATTCCTGACACGGTTGGTTATATTACTCCACATGAAATCGGACATATTTTTAAATACTTAAAAGAAAATGTTCGTAACATTGATCGTGCAATCTTATCAACCCATTGTCATGACGATTTAGGAATGGCTGTTGCCAATTCATTATCAGCTATTGAACACGGTGCAGGTCAGGTTGAGTGTACAATCAACGGGATTGGGGAACGAGCAGGCAACGCAGCGTTAGAAGAAATAGCAGTTGCTCTAAAAATTCGAAGTGATTACTATCATGCACAGACACGCTTGAAGCTTCACGAGATTAAGAGAACAAGCACATTGGTGAGTAAACTTACTGGGATGGTAGTCCCTAACAATAAAGCGATTATTGGTGCAAATGCATTTGCTCACGAGTCTGGCATTCACCAAGATGGTGTTCTAAAGGAAAAAACAACCTATGAAATTATTACACCAGAGTTAGTAGGTGTTTCATCAAACCGAATGGTGTTGGGTAAGCATTCAGGTCGCCATGCTTTTAAAGAAAAAATTAAAGAGCTAGGTTATTCAGTGAATGATGAAGAATTAAATCGTTTGTTTATAGCATTTAAAGACTTAGCTGATAAAAAGAAAGAGGTAACTGAGGAGGACATATTTGCTATTCTTACAGAAGAAAGAGTGGCAGCAGCGATTGCCTACTACAAGGTTCAGCAATTACAAGTGAACTATGGCACAAACAACATACCTACAGCCACTATTACTATGACTACTCCTGAAGGTTTAGAACTACAAGAAGCAGCGACAGGATCAGGTAGTGTCGAAGCGATTTACAATACTCTAGAACGAATGATTACGTCCCCTATTAAACTATTAGACTATCGAATTCAATCTGTTAGTGGCGGTCGTGATGCATTAGCTGAAGTATACGTAAAAATCAATTATCAAGAAACTGAAACGAGCGGGCGTGGAACAGCCCATGATGTCCTAGAGGCATCTGCAAAAGCCTATATTAATGCAGTTAATCGTATTTTAAATCGGAAATTAAAAGAAGATTTATCAATAAAAGTGCATTCGTAA
- the ilvC gene encoding ketol-acid reductoisomerase, giving the protein MAKVYYNGDVNETVLQGKKVAVIGYGSQGHAHALNLKESGVDVVVGLRKGGSWDKAVADGQTVLSVNDASALADVIMVLLPDEYQPKIYKEEIEPNLTAGKALVFAHGFNVHFSQITPPDNVDVFLVAPKGPGHLVRRTYTEGAGVPGLIAVYQDATGEAKELALAYAKQIGAARAGVLETTFQEETETDLFGEQAVLCGGTTALVKAGFETLVEAGYQPEVAYFECLHELKLIVDLMYESGLEGMRYSISDTAQWGDFVSGPRVVTHQTKQAMKDILTDIQTGKFAKGWILENQANRPEFNAINAREKQHPIEVVGRQLREMMPFVKAKSKGVVTSAKN; this is encoded by the coding sequence ATGGCAAAGGTATATTATAACGGGGATGTAAATGAAACAGTTTTACAAGGGAAAAAGGTAGCGGTAATTGGATACGGTTCACAAGGTCATGCACATGCACTAAACCTAAAAGAAAGTGGAGTAGATGTTGTAGTTGGCCTTCGTAAAGGAGGATCTTGGGATAAGGCTGTAGCTGACGGCCAAACGGTTTTATCAGTTAATGATGCATCAGCCTTAGCTGATGTGATCATGGTTCTATTACCTGACGAATATCAACCAAAGATTTATAAAGAAGAAATTGAACCTAATTTGACAGCAGGAAAGGCATTAGTATTCGCACATGGATTTAATGTTCATTTTAGCCAAATTACTCCCCCTGATAATGTTGATGTATTTTTAGTAGCACCTAAAGGCCCTGGGCATTTAGTTAGACGTACGTATACAGAGGGAGCAGGTGTACCGGGATTAATTGCAGTCTATCAAGATGCCACTGGTGAAGCAAAAGAATTAGCTTTAGCTTATGCGAAACAAATTGGTGCGGCTCGTGCTGGAGTTCTTGAGACGACATTTCAAGAAGAAACAGAAACAGATTTGTTTGGGGAACAGGCGGTTCTTTGTGGTGGAACAACGGCTTTAGTAAAGGCAGGTTTTGAAACGCTAGTGGAGGCTGGTTATCAACCAGAAGTTGCATATTTTGAGTGTTTACATGAACTAAAATTAATTGTCGACTTAATGTATGAAAGTGGTTTGGAAGGAATGCGTTACTCAATTTCAGACACTGCACAGTGGGGAGACTTTGTATCAGGACCTCGTGTTGTAACACACCAAACGAAACAAGCAATGAAGGATATTTTAACTGACATCCAGACTGGAAAATTTGCAAAAGGTTGGATTTTAGAAAATCAAGCGAATCGACCAGAATTTAACGCAATTAATGCTCGAGAAAAACAACACCCAATTGAAGTAGTGGGCAGGCAGCTTCGTGAAATGATGCCGTTTGTTAAAGCGAAATCAAAAGGTGTGGTGACAAGTGCGAAAAATTAA
- the ilvN gene encoding acetolactate synthase small subunit has product MKRIITATVNNVSGVLNRVTGMLARRHYNIESITVGHTENPAISRMTFVVVVDNKKSVEQVIKQLNKQVDVLKVSDITDESIVSRELALIKVFATAQHRSEIAATINPFRAVILDVGRETMTVQVTGDQQKVEALIELLHPFGIKELARTGITAFKRGNKTSNNEQRVSLIN; this is encoded by the coding sequence ATGAAACGAATTATTACCGCAACAGTAAATAACGTTTCAGGAGTTTTGAACCGTGTAACAGGAATGTTGGCCAGAAGACATTATAACATCGAAAGCATAACTGTAGGACACACAGAAAACCCAGCGATATCAAGAATGACGTTTGTTGTTGTAGTTGATAACAAGAAAAGCGTTGAACAAGTAATTAAACAATTAAACAAACAAGTAGATGTTTTGAAAGTTTCTGATATTACTGATGAATCAATCGTTTCTCGCGAATTGGCCTTAATCAAAGTTTTTGCAACGGCTCAGCACCGTAGTGAAATTGCAGCAACTATTAATCCATTCCGAGCTGTGATCTTGGATGTTGGCAGAGAAACAATGACAGTTCAAGTAACAGGCGATCAACAAAAGGTTGAGGCATTAATAGAATTACTTCATCCTTTCGGGATTAAAGAACTAGCAAGGACTGGTATAACAGCCTTTAAGAGAGGAAATAAAACTTCTAATAATGAACAAAGGGTTTCTCTAATTAACTAG
- the ilvB gene encoding acetolactate synthase large subunit yields the protein MSTKLRKKETIANHEKKVMTGSSMLVEALKAENVDVIFGYPGGAILPTFDEIYKDGIRHILARHEQGAIHAAEGYARVSGKPGVVIVTSGPGATNVVTGIADAMMDSLPLVIFTGQVSTAVIGTDAFQESDVIGITMPITKHNYQVRSADELPRIIKEAFHIATTGRPGPVLIDLPKDVSIETGIFDYSKEVNLPGYQPTYLPNKLQIRKLVEAVSSAKKPVILVGAGVLHAKGSRELLEYAEQQQIPVASTLLGLGAFPGIHKLFLGMAGMHGTYAANMAIYQSDLLISIGSRFDDRVTGNLQKFAPTAKIAHIDIDPAEIGKNIETHIPIVADAKEALKELVAQNGLKGPNAVWNEELHQLKVEYPLWYNEDPSVIKPQQLIERIYEKTNGEAIVTTDVGQHQMWTAQFFKFNKPNRWVTSGGLGTMGFGFPAAIGAQIAEPSTPVIAVMGDAGFQMTLQELSLLQEMRLPVKLVIVNNASLGMVRQWQQIFYEERYSNSLFPVQPNFVKLAEAYDIKGMRVDHLADLDAAVEEMLNHDGPVLVDFRVAEKENVYPMVAPGAGLHEMIGVKPE from the coding sequence ATGAGTACCAAGTTGAGAAAAAAGGAAACTATTGCAAATCATGAAAAAAAGGTGATGACGGGGTCTTCGATGTTAGTTGAAGCGTTAAAAGCAGAGAATGTTGACGTAATTTTCGGATATCCTGGAGGAGCAATCTTACCTACTTTTGATGAGATCTATAAGGATGGTATTCGTCACATTTTGGCTAGGCATGAACAAGGTGCCATCCATGCAGCCGAGGGTTATGCAAGAGTTTCTGGGAAACCAGGAGTTGTCATTGTAACCTCTGGTCCAGGTGCCACAAACGTTGTCACAGGTATTGCTGATGCCATGATGGACTCATTACCATTAGTCATTTTCACTGGTCAAGTAAGTACAGCAGTTATTGGAACAGATGCATTCCAAGAATCAGATGTAATAGGAATTACAATGCCAATTACAAAACACAACTATCAAGTTAGAAGTGCTGATGAGTTACCTAGAATAATTAAAGAGGCTTTTCATATTGCTACTACAGGAAGACCTGGTCCTGTCCTTATTGATTTACCAAAAGATGTTTCAATTGAAACTGGAATATTTGACTATAGCAAAGAGGTTAATTTACCTGGGTATCAACCGACATATCTTCCAAATAAATTACAGATTAGAAAGCTAGTCGAAGCTGTTAGTAGTGCTAAAAAGCCAGTGATCTTAGTTGGAGCGGGTGTATTACACGCCAAAGGCTCAAGAGAATTACTGGAATATGCTGAACAGCAACAAATACCGGTAGCTTCCACGTTATTAGGTCTAGGGGCTTTCCCAGGTATTCATAAATTATTTCTAGGGATGGCAGGGATGCATGGTACTTACGCTGCAAATATGGCAATCTATCAAAGCGATCTATTAATAAGTATTGGTAGTCGATTTGATGACCGTGTAACGGGGAATCTTCAAAAGTTTGCGCCGACAGCCAAAATTGCTCATATTGACATTGATCCAGCTGAGATCGGCAAAAACATTGAGACTCATATTCCAATTGTTGCTGACGCTAAAGAAGCTCTAAAAGAGCTTGTTGCTCAAAACGGTTTAAAAGGACCGAATGCGGTATGGAACGAAGAGTTGCACCAACTAAAGGTAGAATATCCTTTATGGTATAACGAAGATCCATCTGTTATTAAACCTCAGCAACTTATTGAACGCATTTATGAAAAAACGAATGGTGAGGCGATTGTTACAACAGATGTTGGCCAACACCAAATGTGGACAGCACAATTCTTCAAATTTAATAAACCAAACCGCTGGGTAACCTCAGGGGGCTTAGGAACGATGGGATTTGGTTTTCCTGCAGCGATTGGTGCTCAAATAGCAGAACCAAGTACACCTGTTATCGCAGTGATGGGAGACGCTGGTTTCCAGATGACTTTGCAAGAACTATCACTGCTTCAAGAAATGAGGCTACCAGTGAAACTTGTGATTGTGAATAATGCATCATTAGGTATGGTGCGTCAATGGCAACAAATCTTCTACGAAGAGCGCTATTCGAATTCATTATTTCCAGTCCAACCTAATTTTGTTAAATTAGCGGAAGCTTACGATATTAAAGGGATGCGAGTCGATCATCTCGCAGACTTAGATGCTGCTGTTGAAGAAATGCTGAACCATGATGGACCTGTCTTGGTTGATTTCAGGGTAGCGGAAAAAGAAAATGTTTACCCAATGGTAGCGCCTGGAGCAGGTTTACATGAAATGATTGGAGTGAAACCAGAATGA
- the ilvD gene encoding dihydroxy-acid dehydratase has protein sequence MRSDMIKKGVDRAPHRSLLRATGVTEEDMNKPFIGVCNSYIDIIPGHVHLNEFAKVVKQAIREAGGVPFEFNTIGVDDGIAMGHIGMRYSLPSREIICDAAETVINAHWFDGVFYIPNCDKITPGMLMASVRTNVPSVFVTGGPMEAGRTKDGKSLSLASVFEGVGAFQSGKMSREELLEIESSACPTCGSCSGMFTANSMNCLMEMVGMALPGNGTIVATSDDRKRLIKEAANHLMNLIEKDIRPRDIITKEAIDDAFALDMAMGGSTNTVLHTLAIANEAEIEYDLKRINEVAERVPYLSKISPASDYSMQDVHAAGGVSAIIKELCTIEGAIHPDRITITGKSLYENVKHAEITNDEVIRRKENPYSPVGGLSILFGNIAPDGGVIKVGGVDPSIQTFDGEAIVFNSQDEALEGINNGSVKEGHVVVIRYEGPKGGPGMPEMLAPTSSIMGRGLGTKVALITDGRFSGASRGISIGHISPEAADGGPIALVENGDRIVIDLPNRTIHLDVSEEELANRKKSWVEPEPKVKKGYLARYSKLVTSANTGGVMKY, from the coding sequence ATGCGCAGTGATATGATAAAAAAAGGTGTCGATCGTGCACCACATCGAAGTTTACTTAGAGCTACTGGTGTAACTGAAGAAGACATGAATAAGCCATTTATTGGTGTATGTAATTCATATATTGATATCATTCCTGGTCATGTTCATTTAAATGAATTTGCCAAAGTAGTAAAACAAGCCATTAGGGAAGCTGGTGGAGTTCCTTTTGAGTTTAATACAATTGGGGTGGATGACGGCATAGCAATGGGGCATATAGGAATGCGCTATTCGTTACCATCCAGAGAGATCATTTGTGACGCAGCCGAAACTGTTATCAACGCTCATTGGTTTGATGGAGTCTTTTATATACCTAACTGTGACAAAATAACGCCTGGTATGTTAATGGCATCTGTCAGGACAAATGTTCCTTCGGTTTTTGTAACGGGAGGTCCGATGGAAGCTGGACGTACAAAGGACGGGAAAAGCTTATCACTTGCTTCGGTATTTGAAGGAGTTGGAGCCTTTCAATCTGGGAAAATGTCACGAGAAGAGCTACTGGAGATTGAGTCATCTGCTTGTCCAACCTGTGGATCGTGTTCAGGAATGTTTACTGCAAATTCAATGAACTGCTTAATGGAAATGGTGGGTATGGCCTTACCGGGGAACGGTACAATTGTTGCCACTTCTGATGACCGTAAAAGACTTATCAAGGAAGCCGCCAACCACTTAATGAACTTAATAGAAAAAGATATCCGCCCTAGAGATATTATTACAAAGGAAGCTATTGATGATGCGTTTGCGCTAGATATGGCAATGGGAGGATCTACGAATACAGTTTTACACACTCTAGCTATTGCGAATGAAGCGGAAATAGAATATGACTTAAAGCGAATTAATGAAGTAGCTGAACGCGTTCCTTATCTTTCAAAGATAAGTCCAGCTTCAGATTACTCTATGCAGGATGTTCATGCTGCTGGTGGAGTTAGTGCCATAATAAAGGAACTTTGCACTATTGAAGGAGCCATACATCCAGATAGAATAACGATTACGGGAAAATCTTTATATGAAAATGTAAAACATGCAGAGATTACAAATGATGAAGTTATTCGTCGTAAAGAAAATCCATACAGTCCAGTAGGTGGTCTTTCAATCCTATTTGGAAACATTGCCCCAGATGGCGGTGTCATTAAGGTTGGTGGGGTTGATCCTAGTATCCAAACCTTTGATGGAGAAGCAATTGTATTCAACTCACAAGATGAAGCCTTAGAAGGAATTAACAATGGTTCTGTTAAAGAAGGTCATGTAGTAGTAATCAGATACGAAGGACCAAAAGGTGGTCCAGGAATGCCAGAAATGTTAGCACCAACTTCTTCAATTATGGGTCGTGGATTAGGTACAAAGGTAGCGTTGATAACTGATGGAAGGTTTTCAGGAGCCTCAAGAGGTATATCCATTGGACATATATCTCCAGAAGCTGCGGATGGTGGTCCAATAGCTCTTGTAGAGAACGGTGATCGAATTGTCATTGATTTACCTAACCGTACCATTCACCTAGACGTATCCGAAGAAGAGTTAGCAAATAGAAAAAAATCTTGGGTAGAGCCAGAGCCAAAAGTGAAAAAAGGTTATCTCGCTAGATATTCAAAGCTAGTAACCTCTGCCAATACTGGTGGAGTGATGAAATACTAA
- a CDS encoding metallophosphoesterase family protein, whose amino-acid sequence MKVLIISDSHGLEEELFQVLRKHEKEVELMIHCGDSELPKALFNEFSNLLMVGGNCDYDKEYDQEITTMVSNYKVFITHGHMYNVKSSAVNLSYRAEEFGAKLVCYGHSHIAVSFQENGVVYINPGSFKLPRKRKERTYVLINFKDNVATVTYYDHTGTEILDLKNRYDLV is encoded by the coding sequence ATGAAAGTCTTAATTATTAGTGATAGCCATGGTCTAGAAGAAGAGTTGTTCCAAGTTTTACGTAAACATGAAAAAGAAGTCGAGCTTATGATTCATTGTGGTGATTCCGAACTTCCCAAAGCGTTATTTAATGAGTTCAGTAATTTGCTTATGGTCGGTGGGAATTGCGACTACGACAAGGAATATGATCAAGAAATAACAACAATGGTATCGAACTATAAAGTTTTTATCACGCATGGACATATGTATAACGTAAAGAGCTCAGCTGTAAATCTTTCCTATCGCGCTGAAGAGTTTGGTGCGAAACTTGTTTGTTATGGACACTCGCATATAGCTGTATCTTTTCAAGAAAATGGAGTAGTTTATATTAATCCTGGTAGTTTTAAGTTACCTAGAAAGCGTAAGGAACGTACCTATGTCCTTATAAATTTTAAGGATAACGTCGCAACTGTTACTTATTATGATCATACAGGTACTGAAATTCTAGACTTGAAAAATAGGTATGACCTAGTGTAA
- a CDS encoding XTP/dITP diphosphatase, which yields MNEILIATKNQGKVREFEDLFGQFGYRIKSLLDIKNAVDVVEDGATFQENALKKAETIANQFQIPTIADDSGLIVDALNGRPGVYSARYAGEGKNDLANLKKVLEELKDVPQIERAARFHCSLALAIPGKQTVVVDGTCEGFITKEPIGDQGFGYDPIMLIPSLGKTMAQLTKQEKNAISHRSVALKGLAELLSNAVLK from the coding sequence GTGAATGAAATACTCATAGCTACGAAAAATCAAGGGAAAGTTCGTGAATTTGAAGATCTTTTTGGTCAATTTGGGTACCGTATAAAATCATTACTAGATATAAAAAATGCAGTGGATGTTGTCGAAGACGGTGCAACCTTTCAGGAAAATGCATTAAAAAAGGCTGAAACGATTGCTAATCAGTTTCAAATTCCAACAATAGCAGATGATTCAGGTTTAATTGTCGATGCTCTAAATGGAAGACCAGGTGTCTATTCTGCTCGTTACGCAGGTGAGGGGAAGAATGATCTAGCAAATCTTAAAAAAGTGTTAGAAGAATTAAAGGATGTACCGCAAATTGAACGTGCTGCTCGTTTCCATTGTTCATTAGCACTAGCTATCCCTGGAAAGCAAACAGTTGTTGTTGATGGTACCTGTGAAGGGTTTATTACGAAAGAACCTATAGGAGATCAAGGTTTTGGCTATGATCCAATTATGCTTATACCATCACTTGGGAAGACTATGGCACAACTAACGAAACAAGAGAAAAACGCAATTAGTCATCGTTCAGTGGCTTTAAAAGGACTGGCAGAATTATTAAGCAATGCTGTACTGAAGTAG
- the rph gene encoding ribonuclease PH, with amino-acid sequence MRVDGRQLDELRQVHIETEYIKHPEGSVLITVGDTKVICTASIEDRVPPFMRNQGKGWITAEYSMLPRATEQRNIREASKGKVTGRTMEIQRLIGRALRSIVDLEKIGERTIWIDCDVIQADGGTRTAAITGAFVALVLAVEKYMTAGKINSFPIKDFLAAVSVGIDSKLGEILDLNYIEDSSANVDMNVIMTGNGQFVELQGTGEEATFTREQLNYLLDLAQKGINELFLAQIEALGSIADKIPAQLKTER; translated from the coding sequence ATGCGTGTTGATGGACGTCAATTAGATGAGTTACGACAAGTACATATAGAAACTGAATATATAAAACATCCGGAAGGTTCTGTTCTTATTACTGTAGGGGATACAAAGGTGATTTGTACAGCGAGTATTGAAGACCGGGTACCACCTTTTATGAGAAATCAAGGAAAAGGCTGGATTACTGCAGAATATTCCATGCTCCCTAGAGCCACGGAGCAAAGAAACATAAGAGAAGCCTCTAAAGGAAAAGTAACAGGCAGAACGATGGAAATCCAACGATTAATTGGTAGAGCTCTTCGTTCGATTGTAGATTTAGAAAAAATTGGTGAGCGGACTATTTGGATTGACTGTGATGTTATCCAAGCAGATGGTGGCACTCGGACAGCTGCCATTACGGGGGCTTTTGTTGCTTTAGTATTAGCTGTCGAGAAATATATGACAGCAGGAAAAATTAACAGCTTTCCAATTAAAGATTTTCTAGCGGCAGTATCTGTTGGTATTGACTCTAAGTTAGGTGAAATCTTAGACTTGAATTATATTGAGGACTCGAGTGCAAATGTTGATATGAATGTCATCATGACAGGAAATGGTCAATTCGTAGAGTTGCAAGGAACTGGAGAAGAGGCAACCTTTACAAGAGAACAGCTAAACTACTTATTGGATCTTGCTCAGAAGGGAATAAACGAGTTATTTTTAGCTCAGATCGAAGCATTAGGTTCAATTGCTGATAAAATTCCAGCACAATTAAAAACAGAAAGATAG
- a CDS encoding GerMN domain-containing protein translates to MRISYKAGVPVLVALSIVVSGCSAGSNKTMTETDPPPISYVNENVTLDTEVEETSNEVVVESTMRELYLVDQNGLVTPQALSLPKSEGVAKQALEYLVQDGPVSQILPNGFRAVLPSGTEIYGVNIKDGVAIADFSEQFKEYHPEDELKILQSITWTLTQFESVETVKIRINGYDQDVMPVNGTPIGEGFSRSNGINMESTNIVDLSNSKSVTLYFLAQNGDNVYYVPVTRRVNANEEQLTAVVSQLLAGPSSFSTLLTDFRYGVQLLEEPRYANGVVTVNFNEAVLNHMDGTAISDEVLNLLVLSLTEQSGVEKVAIEVNGDSKVLLETGEFLSEPVSRPLKVNSGKY, encoded by the coding sequence ATGCGTATAAGTTACAAAGCAGGAGTTCCAGTACTCGTTGCTCTATCTATTGTTGTTTCGGGGTGTAGTGCTGGGTCAAATAAAACAATGACTGAAACTGATCCACCACCAATTAGTTACGTAAATGAGAATGTAACGCTCGATACTGAAGTTGAAGAAACAAGCAATGAAGTCGTTGTTGAAAGTACAATGAGAGAGCTTTATCTAGTTGATCAAAATGGTTTAGTCACACCACAAGCTTTATCTCTACCAAAGTCCGAGGGAGTGGCAAAACAAGCATTAGAGTATTTGGTTCAAGATGGACCGGTTTCACAAATTTTGCCTAATGGCTTCAGAGCAGTACTTCCTTCAGGAACAGAAATCTACGGGGTAAACATTAAAGATGGCGTAGCAATAGCTGACTTTTCTGAGCAGTTTAAAGAGTATCATCCAGAAGATGAGTTGAAAATCCTTCAATCTATTACGTGGACTCTTACTCAATTTGAAAGTGTTGAAACCGTAAAAATTAGAATTAATGGCTATGACCAAGATGTCATGCCTGTAAATGGGACACCAATCGGTGAAGGATTTAGTCGTTCTAACGGAATAAATATGGAAAGTACGAACATTGTAGACCTTTCAAACAGTAAAAGTGTTACATTGTACTTCCTTGCCCAAAATGGAGATAATGTTTACTATGTGCCTGTCACTAGAAGAGTAAATGCGAACGAAGAACAGTTAACAGCAGTAGTGTCTCAACTACTAGCAGGACCTTCTAGCTTTTCAACGTTGTTAACAGATTTTCGTTATGGAGTTCAACTGTTGGAAGAGCCACGTTATGCAAACGGTGTAGTAACAGTTAACTTTAATGAGGCTGTATTAAACCACATGGATGGAACAGCCATTAGTGATGAAGTTTTAAATCTATTAGTTCTTTCTTTAACGGAGCAGTCTGGAGTAGAAAAGGTAGCGATAGAAGTGAATGGCGATAGCAAGGTTTTATTAGAGACTGGTGAATTTCTATCTGAGCCTGTTTCTAGACCTTTAAAAGTAAATTCAGGTAAATACTAA
- the racE gene encoding glutamate racemase — MNRAIGVIDSGIGGLTVVKEMQRQLPKEEILYIGDTARCPYGPRPEQEVRQYTWEMINYLIDREIKMLVIACNTATAVVLEEARQILDIPVIGVIHPGAISALKVTKNDHVGVIGTVGTINSDAYKKTLQSINNQIKVESLACPLFVPLVENGIFDGEEAYEVVSKSLQPLRDVSIDTLILGCTHYPLISSVIQKVMGENIEIISSGDETAREVSALLYHKQLLYTGDREPNHTFFTTGEEVRFKRFAEGWLESKINHVTTISLT; from the coding sequence TTGAATAGAGCAATTGGAGTTATTGATTCCGGAATCGGAGGCCTAACTGTAGTAAAAGAAATGCAAAGGCAACTCCCGAAAGAGGAAATCCTTTACATCGGGGATACTGCTAGATGCCCTTATGGTCCTAGACCTGAACAGGAAGTTCGACAGTATACTTGGGAAATGATTAATTATTTGATTGATCGAGAAATAAAGATGCTAGTTATAGCTTGTAATACAGCAACGGCTGTTGTCCTGGAAGAAGCAAGGCAGATATTAGATATACCAGTGATTGGGGTTATTCATCCTGGAGCTATATCTGCTTTAAAGGTCACCAAAAATGATCACGTAGGGGTTATTGGTACAGTTGGTACAATTAACAGTGATGCTTATAAGAAAACTCTACAAAGTATAAATAACCAAATTAAAGTAGAGAGTTTAGCATGCCCGTTGTTTGTACCTCTTGTTGAAAATGGGATTTTTGATGGTGAGGAAGCTTATGAGGTAGTTTCGAAGAGTTTACAACCACTACGAGACGTTAGCATTGACACGTTAATACTGGGGTGTACACATTACCCTCTTATTAGTTCTGTTATACAAAAAGTTATGGGAGAGAATATTGAAATTATTTCTTCGGGTGATGAAACTGCGAGGGAAGTAAGTGCGCTTCTTTATCATAAACAATTACTATATACAGGCGATCGAGAACCTAACCATACGTTTTTTACAACTGGTGAAGAAGTGCGGTTTAAAAGGTTTGCTGAAGGATGGCTTGAATCGAAGATTAACCATGTAACAACGATATCACTTACGTAA
- a CDS encoding MarR family winged helix-turn-helix transcriptional regulator, with product MEENQNNETQVTHIEKSLRKIAELVKQKGREILTQFPITPPQFVALQWLHEYGDMTIGELSNKMYLACSTTTDLVDRMEKNELVERVKDTTDRRVVRIHLLEKGATIIGQVIQKRQDYLSDVLKHLSSEEVNILEKNLSHLYEEMKRD from the coding sequence ATGGAAGAAAACCAGAATAACGAAACTCAGGTAACGCATATAGAAAAATCTCTTAGAAAGATTGCAGAGCTGGTCAAACAAAAAGGTCGAGAAATTTTAACACAATTTCCAATAACACCTCCACAATTCGTTGCATTACAATGGCTTCACGAATATGGTGATATGACGATCGGTGAATTGTCTAATAAAATGTATTTAGCTTGCAGTACTACAACAGATTTAGTTGACCGAATGGAAAAAAATGAACTTGTAGAGAGAGTGAAAGATACGACAGACCGTCGTGTTGTACGTATCCACTTACTAGAAAAAGGTGCGACGATTATTGGACAAGTAATTCAAAAGCGTCAAGATTACTTAAGTGATGTATTGAAGCACTTATCTAGTGAAGAAGTTAATATACTTGAAAAAAACTTAAGTCACCTTTATGAGGAAATGAAAAGAGACTAA